The following coding sequences are from one Buchnera aphidicola (Melaphis rhois) window:
- the rpmG gene encoding 50S ribosomal protein L33, producing MAKSIRHKIKLISSSGSKHYYTTTKNKKDKTQKLTLKKYDPIVKKHVLYREEKMK from the coding sequence ATGGCAAAAAGTATACGACATAAAATAAAATTAATTTCTTCGTCAGGTAGTAAACATTATTATACTACAACAAAAAATAAAAAAGATAAAACTCAAAAATTGACACTAAAAAAATACGATCCTATTGTTAAAAAACATGTCTTATATAGAGAAGAAAAAATGAAATAA
- the fliQ gene encoding flagellar biosynthesis protein FliQ: MTVESVMTLFHEAMKIALMLASPLLLSALCSGLVISIIQAATQINEQTLSFIPKIITVLLSIVIFGPWMLTLMLDYTRSLFNNLSLITS; this comes from the coding sequence ATGACAGTTGAATCTGTAATGACTCTTTTTCATGAAGCAATGAAAATTGCGTTAATGCTTGCTTCACCTTTACTATTATCTGCTTTGTGTAGTGGTTTAGTTATTAGTATTATTCAAGCTGCTACTCAAATAAATGAACAAACGTTATCGTTTATTCCTAAAATTATTACAGTATTATTATCTATTGTTATTTTTGGTCCTTGGATGTTAACTTTAATGTTAGATTATACTCGCTCTTTATTTAATAATTTGTCATTGATTACTAGTTAA
- the fliR gene encoding flagellar biosynthetic protein FliR, producing MITLNVHDFMSIFCNFLFLAIRILSFVAIAPLLGDKSIPKKIQLFITFILSWFFMLIIPKVKIDLFSSDGLLILFEQILIGMSLGFAMQLIFSAIKVAGEIISFQMGLSFSSLLDWNTHSNISVLSRFLYIFLLLLFLEFNGHILMISVLFDTFRAFPITPIKLDSEKYLHIVMFTKFAFIDGFMLMLPVIIIQLILNFSMGILNRIASQISIFSIGFTVTLLIGVYTVYLFIPTIPYVYNNIFNRLMWICSILSKG from the coding sequence ATGATTACTTTGAATGTTCATGATTTTATGTCTATTTTTTGTAATTTTCTTTTTCTAGCAATACGGATTTTATCTTTTGTCGCAATTGCTCCACTATTAGGAGATAAGTCTATCCCAAAAAAAATACAATTGTTTATTACATTTATTTTAAGTTGGTTTTTTATGCTTATTATACCTAAAGTGAAAATTGATTTATTTTCTAGTGATGGATTGTTAATATTATTTGAGCAAATATTAATTGGTATGTCTTTAGGATTTGCGATGCAGTTGATATTTTCAGCTATTAAAGTAGCTGGAGAGATTATAAGTTTTCAAATGGGTTTATCTTTTTCATCTTTATTAGATTGGAATACTCATTCTAATATATCTGTGTTATCTCGGTTTCTCTATATATTTTTATTATTATTGTTTTTAGAGTTTAATGGTCACATTCTGATGATATCAGTATTATTTGATACTTTTAGAGCGTTTCCAATAACACCAATTAAATTAGATTCAGAAAAATATCTTCATATTGTTATGTTTACGAAATTTGCTTTTATTGATGGATTCATGTTAATGTTGCCAGTTATTATTATTCAATTAATACTTAATTTTTCTATGGGTATCTTAAATAGGATTGCATCTCAGATTTCTATTTTTTCTATTGGATTTACGGTAACGTTACTTATAGGAGTATATACTGTTTACTTGTTTATTCCAACTATCCCGTATGTTTATAATAATATTTTTAATCGTTTAATGTGGATTTGTTCTATTTTGTCTAAGGGATAG
- the dapA gene encoding 4-hydroxy-tetrahydrodipicolinate synthase, with protein sequence MFKGNIVALITPMDEKGRICQSSLKKLVNYHIENGTKAIVSVGTTGESATLSQEEHIEVVMLTLQFSKNKIPIIAGTGSNATSEAILLTKKFESSGVSACLTVTPYYNRPTQEGLYKHFKAISKNTHLPQILYNVPIRTGCDLIPETVVKLSKLKNIIGIKEATGDLSRVQKIKNLVDKNFLLISGDDATALDFMQLGGQGVISVTANIAAKEMTRIYNFALNKDFVSARLLNNHLMSLHHNLFKEPNPMPVKWLAKKIGLITTDTLRLPLTNISQKTRLILEKSFSYSNITNI encoded by the coding sequence ATGTTCAAAGGAAATATTGTTGCACTTATAACACCAATGGATGAAAAAGGTCGAATTTGTCAAAGTAGCCTAAAAAAATTAGTTAATTATCATATTGAAAATGGTACAAAAGCAATTGTATCCGTTGGTACAACTGGAGAATCAGCTACCTTAAGTCAAGAAGAACATATTGAAGTAGTAATGCTTACATTGCAATTTTCTAAAAATAAAATTCCAATTATAGCTGGAACTGGATCAAACGCAACATCAGAAGCTATCCTTTTAACTAAAAAATTTGAATCATCAGGAGTTTCTGCATGCTTAACCGTTACCCCTTATTACAACCGTCCAACTCAAGAAGGATTATATAAACATTTTAAAGCTATCTCAAAAAATACACATTTACCTCAAATATTATATAATGTTCCTATACGGACCGGATGTGATTTAATACCAGAAACAGTGGTTAAACTTTCTAAATTAAAAAATATTATTGGTATTAAAGAAGCTACAGGAGATTTGTCTAGAGTACAAAAAATAAAAAATCTAGTAGACAAAAATTTCTTACTAATTAGTGGAGATGACGCTACAGCTTTAGACTTTATGCAATTAGGAGGACAAGGTGTAATATCAGTAACTGCTAATATCGCAGCAAAAGAAATGACTAGAATATATAATTTTGCTTTAAATAAAGATTTTGTATCAGCAAGATTATTAAACAATCATTTAATGTCGTTACATCATAACCTATTCAAAGAACCTAATCCCATGCCTGTAAAATGGTTAGCAAAAAAAATTGGCTTAATTACAACAGATACCTTACGTTTGCCATTGACAAATATTTCACAAAAGACACGTTTGATCCTTGAAAAATCTTTTAGTTATTCCAACATTACTAACATATAA
- the pmbA gene encoding metalloprotease PmbA, producing MKTERNFTLQKQKFKNIIEYILNIVKTYSATAEVLIVYNIGVNLGVRNSKIDYVEFNNDSLLTIKVYKNNRKSIVSSTDFSIQAIKKIISCAIDIINHTSVDLCSGLPDIKLLAIGGLKDLNLYHYWKWDINYATHLVFVAEQEAFKVDNRIVNTEGSNFNSCMIMKVFGNSYGMLESYNATSYFMSSCMIARENGDMQRDVSYTISRDISNLTSPKDIGITSANKALSRLNSKKLSSMKSPVILSSELSSKFFSYLAQAISGSSVYKKSTFLLQSLHKQIFPNWLSIKENPYISKGLGSKCFDSEGVRTSLKTIVRNGVLQTWLLDNYSAKKMNLTSTANSGGIHNWLILGISNMNLEELIIFMHRGVLITELLGDGLNLVTGDYSCGAVGFWIENSIIKNSVSEITISGNLKDMFKNIVSIGNDIDIRHKILSGSILLSSMQISGL from the coding sequence ATGAAAACAGAACGTAATTTTACATTACAAAAACAAAAATTTAAAAATATAATTGAATATATATTAAATATAGTAAAAACTTATTCAGCTACTGCTGAAGTTTTAATTGTTTATAATATTGGTGTTAATCTTGGAGTTAGAAATAGCAAAATTGATTATGTTGAATTTAATAATGATAGTCTTTTAACAATTAAAGTTTATAAAAATAACAGGAAAAGTATTGTTTCTTCTACTGATTTTAGTATACAAGCGATAAAAAAAATAATTTCTTGTGCGATAGATATTATTAATCATACATCTGTTGATTTGTGTTCGGGTTTACCTGATATAAAATTACTAGCAATCGGAGGTTTAAAAGACCTTAATCTATATCATTATTGGAAATGGGATATAAATTACGCTACTCATTTAGTTTTTGTAGCCGAGCAAGAGGCTTTTAAAGTAGATAACAGAATTGTTAATACAGAAGGATCTAATTTTAATAGTTGTATGATTATGAAGGTATTTGGAAATAGTTATGGTATGTTAGAAAGTTATAATGCTACTTCGTATTTTATGTCAAGTTGCATGATAGCTAGAGAGAATGGTGATATGCAAAGAGATGTATCATATACAATTTCGAGAGATATTAGTAATCTTACGTCTCCAAAAGATATAGGTATAACAAGTGCTAATAAAGCTTTATCTAGATTGAATTCTAAGAAGCTATCTTCTATGAAAAGTCCTGTAATTCTTTCTTCTGAGTTATCTTCAAAATTTTTTTCCTATTTAGCGCAAGCGATTAGTGGAAGTAGTGTTTATAAAAAATCGACATTTTTATTGCAAAGTTTGCATAAACAAATTTTTCCGAATTGGTTAAGTATTAAAGAAAATCCTTATATAAGTAAAGGATTAGGATCTAAATGTTTTGATTCTGAAGGTGTTCGTACATCTTTAAAAACAATAGTTAGAAATGGTGTACTACAAACCTGGTTATTAGATAATTATTCAGCTAAAAAAATGAATTTAACTAGTACTGCTAATTCAGGAGGAATTCATAATTGGTTAATATTAGGTATTTCTAATATGAATTTAGAAGAATTAATAATATTTATGCATCGAGGTGTATTAATAACAGAATTATTGGGAGATGGTTTGAATTTAGTTACAGGAGATTATTCATGCGGTGCAGTAGGTTTTTGGATAGAAAATAGTATTATTAAAAATTCTGTTAGTGAAATTACAATTTCTGGAAATTTAAAGGATATGTTTAAAAACATTGTTTCTATAGGAAACGATATTGATATAAGACATAAAATATTATCGGGATCTATTTTGCTATCTTCTATGCAAATATCAGGATTATAA
- the dapE gene encoding succinyl-diaminopimelate desuccinylase: protein MTCPITNLAKQLISIPSISPMDLGCQKIISDRLINSGFSIEYMNYGSTNNIWAYRGKGTTLAFSGHTDVVPSGKYENWKFPPFVPTIYNGYLFGRGSADMKGAIAAMIIAIEQFVKQYPNHIGRLAILITSDEEAKAIHGTKKIVENLIKNKETIDYCVVGEPSSVKSLGDVIKNGRRGSLTAHLSIYGKQGHIAYPHLADNPIHNVLSFLVRLISINWDPGDAFFPPTSLQIYKIQSGINNSNNIIPDRLLVKFNLRFGSLTTIDIIKSRVQSLLIDCNLKYSIKWKLSGKPFITKSGLLISVVQNVIQDVCGITPKLLTTGGTSDGRFIAELGSQILELGLVNKTIHQSNECVKISDLKLLSYIYKCIIEKLLLAN, encoded by the coding sequence ATGACTTGTCCTATAACAAATTTAGCTAAACAACTTATTTCAATTCCTTCTATCAGTCCTATGGATTTAGGATGTCAAAAAATAATATCTGATCGATTAATAAATTCTGGATTTTCGATTGAATATATGAATTATGGCAGCACCAATAACATATGGGCTTATAGGGGAAAAGGTACTACTTTAGCATTTTCAGGTCATACTGACGTTGTCCCAAGTGGAAAATATGAAAATTGGAAATTCCCTCCTTTTGTTCCAACCATATATAATGGTTATTTGTTTGGTAGGGGATCAGCTGACATGAAAGGAGCAATAGCAGCCATGATTATTGCTATTGAACAATTTGTTAAACAATATCCCAATCATATTGGAAGACTTGCGATTTTAATTACCTCTGATGAAGAAGCAAAGGCTATACATGGTACCAAAAAAATAGTTGAGAATTTAATTAAGAATAAAGAAACAATCGATTATTGTGTGGTAGGAGAACCGTCTAGCGTTAAATCGTTAGGAGATGTTATTAAAAATGGTCGAAGAGGTTCTTTAACAGCACACTTGTCTATTTATGGTAAGCAAGGCCATATTGCATACCCACATTTAGCTGACAACCCTATCCATAATGTATTATCATTTTTAGTACGTTTGATATCTATCAATTGGGATCCAGGAGATGCTTTTTTCCCTCCTACGAGTTTACAAATTTATAAAATTCAATCTGGAATAAACAATAGTAATAATATTATACCGGATCGGTTATTAGTAAAGTTTAATTTGCGTTTTGGCAGTTTAACTACCATTGATATTATAAAAAGTAGAGTTCAGTCATTATTAATTGATTGTAATTTAAAATATAGCATAAAATGGAAATTGTCTGGAAAACCTTTTATAACTAAATCAGGATTATTGATAAGTGTTGTACAAAACGTAATTCAAGATGTATGTGGCATCACTCCAAAATTATTGACAACAGGAGGTACATCTGATGGACGTTTTATAGCAGAATTAGGATCTCAAATATTAGAATTAGGATTAGTTAATAAAACTATACATCAGTCTAACGAATGTGTTAAAATTTCAGATTTAAAGTTGTTGAGTTATATATATAAATGTATTATTGAAAAATTGTTATTAGCTAATTAA
- the rsmI gene encoding 16S rRNA (cytidine(1402)-2'-O)-methyltransferase codes for MNKKKGTLYIVPTPIGNLTDITYRAISVLKKIDIIAAENINHTKILIRNYKIIKNIISVNKHNERTKSKKLIIQLQEGKNIALVSNAGTPTINDPGYYLINYCHQFEIKIVPLPGPCAAITALSASGLSNNKFCYEGFIPSKNIIRKKLLNNLKKETRTIIFYETSNRIISSMRDITQELGADRQIVLAKELTKKWELIQRNTSINILSWLENNKCNIRGEITIITSGFQEKKINILPKTVLNALQILQSKLSLKEAIHITAKLYKISKNLLYSHITSKK; via the coding sequence ATGAATAAAAAAAAAGGAACATTATACATCGTACCTACTCCCATCGGAAATCTAACTGATATAACTTACCGAGCAATATCAGTTCTAAAAAAAATAGATATCATTGCTGCAGAAAACATAAATCATACTAAAATATTAATAAGAAACTATAAAATTATCAAAAACATCATATCCGTTAACAAACATAACGAAAGAACAAAAAGTAAAAAATTAATTATACAATTACAAGAAGGTAAAAATATTGCATTAGTTTCTAACGCTGGTACCCCGACAATTAATGATCCAGGTTATTATTTAATAAATTATTGTCATCAATTTGAAATCAAAATAGTACCTCTTCCCGGTCCTTGTGCAGCAATTACTGCTTTAAGTGCCTCAGGTTTATCTAATAACAAATTTTGCTATGAAGGTTTTATTCCATCTAAAAACATAATCCGAAAAAAATTATTAAATAATTTAAAAAAAGAAACAAGAACCATCATATTTTACGAAACTTCTAATAGGATAATTTCAAGCATGCGCGATATAACACAAGAATTAGGAGCAGATCGACAAATAGTACTAGCAAAAGAACTTACTAAAAAATGGGAACTTATCCAACGTAATACATCAATAAATATTTTGTCATGGTTAGAAAACAATAAATGTAATATAAGAGGAGAAATAACAATAATCACATCAGGTTTTCAAGAAAAAAAGATTAATATCTTACCAAAAACAGTATTAAACGCTTTACAAATATTGCAATCAAAACTATCATTAAAAGAAGCTATACATATAACAGCAAAACTATATAAAATCTCTAAAAATTTATTATATAGTCATATTACTAGTAAAAAATAA
- the tkt gene encoding transketolase: protein MYSRKKLADAIRILSIDSVQKAQSGHPGMPMGMADIAEVLWRDFLKHNPSNPSWSNRDRFVLSNGHGSMLLYSLLHLTGYDLSLEELKNFRQLNSRTPGHPEIGHTPGVEITTGPLGQGLATAVGMAIAERTLGATFNRPGYDIVDHYTWVFVGDGCLMEGISHEVCSLAGTFKLGKLVVFYDSNGISIDGNIVNWFTDDTDKRFSSYNWHVVSNVDGHDSNSISNAIKESILVKDKPSLIICKTIIGFGSPNKSGKEDAHGSPLGELEVRLTKKNLDWDHPSFIIPQEIYENWNFLVQGKLLEDDWNKKFIDYERQYPRLAGEYIRRINRIMPSIWKEDYNEFINDLCLNPKNIATRTASQHVLEFFSKHFSEIIGGSSDLSPSNLSMWSGSRSIKDDLSGNYIHYGVREFGMTAIANGLFHHGGFIPYTSTFLIFTDYARNAVRMAALMKTQHIFIYTHDSIGLGEDGPTHQPIEQLATLRLTPNTCVWRPCDQIETLVAWKSALENKFGPTALVLSRQNLLQISRNKTQVNNISRGGYILRNSSSSDHIDAIIISTGSEVSISLSVYNTLVKKGYCIRIVSMPSTNVFDQQDDNYKESVLPKLIKNRVAIEAGISDFWYKYVGLDGIIIGMNSFGGSAPSDKLFKKFGFSVDDIVQRIVNLLTV, encoded by the coding sequence ATGTATTCTCGAAAAAAGTTAGCTGATGCTATTAGAATTTTGAGTATAGATTCAGTACAAAAAGCACAATCTGGACATCCAGGTATGCCTATGGGAATGGCTGATATAGCTGAGGTATTATGGAGAGACTTTTTGAAACATAATCCATCTAACCCTTCGTGGAGTAACAGAGATCGATTTGTTCTTTCTAATGGACACGGTTCTATGTTATTGTATAGTTTATTACATCTTACTGGATATGATTTATCACTTGAAGAATTAAAAAATTTTAGACAACTAAATTCTAGAACTCCAGGTCATCCTGAAATAGGGCATACTCCAGGAGTAGAGATCACCACTGGCCCGTTGGGTCAAGGTTTAGCGACTGCAGTAGGTATGGCTATTGCCGAACGTACGTTAGGTGCAACTTTTAATCGACCTGGTTATGACATAGTTGATCATTACACTTGGGTATTTGTTGGTGATGGTTGTTTAATGGAAGGAATTTCTCATGAAGTATGTTCGTTAGCTGGTACGTTTAAGTTAGGAAAATTAGTTGTATTTTATGATAGTAATGGTATATCAATTGATGGGAATATAGTTAATTGGTTCACAGATGATACAGATAAACGATTTAGTTCTTATAATTGGCATGTAGTATCTAATGTCGATGGACATGATTCTAATTCTATTTCTAATGCGATTAAGGAGTCTATATTAGTTAAAGATAAGCCTTCTTTAATTATTTGTAAGACAATTATTGGTTTTGGTTCACCTAATAAATCAGGAAAAGAAGATGCTCATGGATCTCCATTAGGTGAATTAGAAGTACGATTAACGAAAAAGAATTTAGATTGGGATCATCCTTCGTTTATTATTCCTCAAGAAATTTACGAAAATTGGAATTTTTTAGTACAAGGAAAATTATTAGAAGACGATTGGAATAAAAAATTTATAGATTATGAAAGACAATATCCTCGTTTAGCAGGTGAGTATATTCGACGTATAAATCGTATTATGCCAAGTATATGGAAAGAAGATTATAATGAATTTATTAATGATTTATGTTTAAATCCTAAAAATATAGCTACTAGAACAGCTTCACAGCATGTATTAGAATTTTTTAGTAAACATTTTTCAGAAATAATTGGTGGATCTTCTGATTTATCCCCAAGTAATCTTAGTATGTGGTCTGGTTCTAGGTCTATCAAAGACGATTTGTCTGGAAATTACATTCATTATGGAGTACGCGAATTTGGAATGACTGCTATTGCTAATGGATTATTTCATCATGGAGGATTTATTCCTTATACTTCTACTTTTTTAATTTTTACTGATTATGCTCGAAATGCAGTTAGAATGGCTGCGTTAATGAAAACACAACATATCTTTATTTATACTCATGATTCTATAGGGTTGGGCGAGGACGGTCCTACACATCAACCTATAGAACAATTAGCTACTCTTCGCTTAACTCCTAATACATGTGTATGGAGACCTTGTGATCAGATAGAGACTTTAGTTGCATGGAAATCAGCATTAGAAAATAAATTTGGACCTACGGCATTGGTATTATCTCGTCAAAACCTCTTACAAATTTCTAGAAATAAAACACAAGTAAATAATATTTCAAGAGGAGGTTATATTTTAAGAAATAGTAGTTCTTCTGATCATATTGATGCTATTATTATTTCTACTGGATCAGAAGTTAGTATCTCTCTTTCAGTCTATAACACGTTAGTTAAGAAAGGTTATTGTATTAGAATAGTTTCTATGCCATCTACTAATGTTTTTGATCAACAGGATGATAATTATAAAGAGTCAGTACTACCTAAGTTGATTAAAAATCGTGTTGCTATTGAAGCAGGTATATCTGATTTTTGGTATAAATATGTAGGGCTTGATGGAATAATAATTGGTATGAATTCTTTTGGAGGATCTGCTCCTTCTGATAAATTGTTTAAAAAATTTGGTTTTAGTGTTGATGATATAGTACAAAGAATAGTAAACTTATTAACTGTTTAA
- the tal gene encoding transaldolase, whose amino-acid sequence MNRLESLKKYSKIVVDSGDMQSIQEYLPEDITTNPSLILKVITLPKYEYIINNSIAYSKKKGGTYHNQLINAVDKISVMLGQEILSIISGKISTEIDAHLSFNSDMCIEKSKKIISMYEEEGISRSKILIKLASTWECIKAAEELKKFNINCNLTLLFSFAQARACAEANVYLISPFVGRIYDWYKSKSLIQQEYSVDKDPGVCSVRKIYYYYKQYGYKTIIMGASFRNIHQILALSGCDYLTISPDLLKELKSSTGNVVRQLHCPKVMEQPIDLLSRSQFLWLHNEEPMAVEKLSEGIRQFGEDYRKLKQIIKAKM is encoded by the coding sequence TTGAACCGGTTAGAATCGTTAAAAAAATATAGCAAAATAGTAGTAGATAGTGGAGATATGCAATCTATACAAGAATATCTTCCTGAAGATATTACTACGAATCCCTCTCTTATTTTAAAAGTCATAACTTTACCTAAATATGAATATATTATAAATAATTCGATAGCTTATTCAAAAAAAAAGGGAGGTACATATCATAATCAATTGATTAATGCTGTTGATAAAATTTCTGTTATGTTAGGACAAGAAATTTTAAGTATTATTTCTGGTAAAATTTCTACTGAAATTGATGCACATTTATCATTTAATTCTGACATGTGTATAGAAAAATCTAAAAAAATTATTTCTATGTATGAAGAAGAAGGAATTAGTAGATCAAAAATATTGATTAAATTAGCTTCTACGTGGGAGTGCATAAAAGCGGCAGAAGAATTAAAAAAATTTAATATTAATTGTAATTTAACATTATTATTTTCTTTCGCTCAGGCAAGAGCTTGTGCTGAAGCAAATGTTTATTTAATTTCTCCTTTTGTTGGTCGAATTTATGATTGGTATAAATCTAAATCATTAATACAACAAGAATATTCAGTTGATAAAGATCCAGGGGTTTGTTCAGTTCGAAAAATATATTATTATTATAAACAATATGGATATAAAACTATAATTATGGGAGCGAGTTTTAGAAATATTCATCAAATTTTAGCATTGTCTGGTTGTGATTACTTAACAATTTCTCCGGATTTGTTAAAGGAGTTAAAATCGAGTACTGGAAATGTTGTAAGACAATTACATTGTCCTAAAGTAATGGAACAACCTATTGATTTACTGTCTAGAAGTCAATTTTTATGGTTACATAATGAAGAACCTATGGCTGTAGAAAAGTTGTCTGAAGGAATACGGCAATTTGGAGAAGACTATAGAAAGTTAAAACAAATCATAAAAGCAAAAATGTGA
- the rpmB gene encoding 50S ribosomal protein L28 — MSKKCQITGKKPMIGNNRSHAMNATKKRFLPNLHFHKFWDVQRNKFISLKVSAKGIRCIDKIGLEIILKKNLLKNRGQKNGKKYTT; from the coding sequence ATGTCTAAAAAATGTCAAATCACTGGTAAAAAACCAATGATTGGAAATAATCGATCTCACGCTATGAATGCTACTAAAAAACGATTTTTACCAAATTTACATTTTCATAAATTTTGGGATGTACAAAGAAATAAATTTATTTCATTAAAAGTATCTGCAAAAGGTATACGCTGCATAGATAAAATTGGGCTAGAAATAATATTAAAAAAAAATCTATTAAAAAATAGAGGACAAAAAAATGGCAAAAAGTATACGACATAA
- a CDS encoding beta-ketoacyl synthase N-terminal-like domain-containing protein: protein MKRVVITGLGIISSIGNNKSEVLISLLNTKSGISFSEEMKHFGMRSHVWGNIKLDLSQCINRKIMRFMSDSSIYSYLSMEEAIKDAKLTPKIYQNNSRIGLVIGSSAGSPKCQIRGISSMSKKGLKSVSPYVAIQSMSSNISACLATSFKIYGVNYSISSACSSSAHCIGNAMELIQLGKQDIIFAGGGEEVSLELACTFDVMGVLSTHYNVNPTVSSRVFDLYRDGFVISGGAGIVVLEELNYALSRSANIYAEIIGYGTSSDGMNMVVPSGDGAVRCMNLAMKNIQNGSIDYLNVHGTSTKLGDLIELNAIRKVFNNTRIPIISSTKSITGHALGASGVQEIIYSLLMLEHSFLVPSINIIKLDPNAKDCNILTNILRRRISIIMSNSFGFGGTNVSLIIKKYF from the coding sequence GTGAAAAGAGTAGTAATTACTGGATTAGGGATAATTTCTAGTATTGGTAATAATAAGTCGGAAGTTTTGATTTCGTTGCTAAATACTAAATCGGGTATCTCTTTTTCAGAGGAGATGAAGCATTTTGGTATGCGTAGTCATGTATGGGGTAATATAAAATTAGATTTATCACAATGCATAAATCGCAAGATAATGCGATTTATGAGTGATTCATCGATTTATTCATACTTATCAATGGAAGAAGCTATTAAAGATGCTAAGTTAACTCCTAAAATATATCAAAATAATTCTAGAATAGGTTTAGTTATTGGTTCTAGCGCTGGATCTCCAAAATGTCAAATACGTGGAATTAGTTCTATGAGTAAGAAAGGACTAAAGTCAGTTAGTCCTTATGTAGCTATTCAATCTATGTCATCTAATATTTCTGCTTGTTTGGCTACTTCATTTAAAATATATGGGGTTAATTATTCTATTAGCTCAGCATGTTCTAGTTCAGCACACTGTATAGGTAATGCAATGGAGCTAATACAGTTAGGAAAACAAGATATTATATTTGCTGGTGGAGGAGAAGAAGTAAGTTTAGAATTAGCGTGTACATTTGACGTAATGGGAGTATTGTCAACTCATTATAATGTTAATCCTACTGTATCATCTAGAGTATTTGATTTATATCGTGATGGATTTGTCATTTCAGGAGGAGCTGGGATAGTAGTTCTAGAAGAATTAAATTATGCATTATCTAGATCAGCTAATATATATGCAGAAATTATTGGATATGGTACATCTTCTGATGGTATGAATATGGTTGTTCCATCTGGAGATGGAGCTGTTAGATGTATGAATTTGGCTATGAAAAATATACAAAATGGGTCTATAGATTACTTAAATGTACATGGTACATCTACCAAGTTAGGTGATTTAATAGAATTAAATGCTATTCGAAAGGTGTTTAACAATACTAGGATACCAATTATTTCATCAACTAAATCTATTACCGGACATGCGCTAGGTGCATCGGGAGTACAAGAGATAATTTATAGTTTATTAATGTTAGAACATAGTTTTTTAGTTCCTAGTATTAATATTATAAAATTAGACCCTAACGCTAAAGATTGTAACATTTTAACAAATATTTTAAGAAGACGTATTTCTATTATTATGTCAAATAGTTTTGGCTTTGGTGGGACTAATGTTTCTTTAATAATTAAAAAATATTTTTAG
- the ppa gene encoding inorganic diphosphatase encodes MSLKNISPGENVPYNINVIIEIPSHSNPVKYEINKNSGILFVDRFIPTSMFYPCNYGFINKTLSCDGDPIDVLVHSPYPLISNSVIQCRPIGILRMIDESGIDNKVIALPNKHICHEYSNIENINDLSNSLKTQIVHFFKHYKDLEKNKWVKIIGWEDKEIACQEILSSLK; translated from the coding sequence ATGAGTTTAAAAAATATTTCTCCAGGTGAGAATGTTCCATATAATATAAACGTTATCATTGAAATTCCATCACACTCTAATCCAGTAAAATATGAAATAAACAAAAATTCAGGAATTTTATTTGTAGATAGATTTATACCGACTTCTATGTTTTATCCTTGTAACTATGGATTTATTAATAAAACCTTATCTTGCGATGGTGATCCTATAGACGTATTAGTACACTCTCCATATCCTTTAATTTCTAATTCAGTAATACAATGTAGACCGATAGGGATATTACGTATGATAGATGAATCTGGAATAGATAATAAGGTTATTGCACTCCCTAATAAACATATTTGTCACGAATATTCTAATATAGAAAATATAAATGATCTTTCTAACTCATTAAAAACCCAAATTGTACATTTTTTTAAACATTATAAAGATCTAGAAAAAAATAAATGGGTCAAAATTATTGGATGGGAAGATAAAGAAATAGCGTGTCAAGAAATTCTATCATCATTAAAATAA